A single region of the Triplophysa dalaica isolate WHDGS20190420 chromosome 15, ASM1584641v1, whole genome shotgun sequence genome encodes:
- the tulp4b gene encoding tubby-related protein 4 isoform X1 yields the protein MSRDYEESGQSVGMLAAVEHGPVLCSDSNILCLSWKGRVPKSEKEKPVCRRRYYEEGWLATGNARGVVGVTFTSSHCRRDRNTPQRINFNLRGHNSEVVLVRWNEPFQKLATCDMEGGIFVWIQYEGRWSVELVNDRGAQVSDFTWSHDGTQALIAYRDGFVLVGSVSGQRHWSSEINLESQITCGIWTPDDQQVLFGTADGQVIVMDCHGRMLAHVLLHESDGIVGMSWNCPDFLVENSTESDTESDDPIPAQVQNLKPVLTVSFISGDISLMNNFDDLSPNIIRSGLKDVEVQWCSQGDLLAVAGMERHGLPSDSACASIMRNALVKFYNVQGEHIYTLETPAQRPITTICWGHRDSRLFLACGPALYVVRVEHRVASLQLLCQQGIASALKEERDVGKLNMPSLLCSYVTTAFIPTLKPPIPDPNNIRDFVSYPTAGNERLHCTMKRSEENPEAGGPCYTLYLEHLGGLVPILKGRRISKLRPEFVIMDPKMDSKADEVCVNGMISYMTDSCNCSDSSDIELSDEWVGRKSPKLSRGNRSPKLPRYSKHIRISMESRKSPKLAQTSQEMSRSPRLPKKAPVRSPSLTRREFPVDGFSEHNYLAQVTSNIWGTKFKIVGLATFLPANLGAVIYKTSLLHLQPRQMTIYLPEVRKISLDFMSLPVFNPNVFSEDEDDLPVMGPSGESADNPPCTVNIPIAPIHSPAQAMSPTQSIGLVQSLLANQNIQLDVLTNPTATATAAAAAATAAAASASVSEHSQDSATAQYSVPTRYSNPGQVIFSGQELNNILSGTLPPPPRHLPQQSHQQRQDHQQSKHQQQLQPQQHHLKLQHQSQQQLHQQSLQQQHQQQLQTQQHQQQLQTQQHQQQLQTQQHQQQLQTQQHQQQLQTQTQQHQQSLQQQHQQQHQQQHQQQHQQQLQTHQQSLQQQHLQHQQQLQSQQQSLQQQHVQHQQQLQTQQHQQSLQQQLQTQQHQQSLQQQHLQHQHQLQTQQLQQQHHQLQQQVQQVQQHQQQIHQQQFQQQQHQLQLQHEQMQQQQQQMQQQQQQIRQQIQEMRQQQQQLQQQHQQIQMQHQQMQQQHQQMQQQLKMQMSLQPPPSGYATLSLHQLQLMPQITHPDHPPNRGEQVLTLKVPSRPQSFIEIDTLEVQMRKINPPPPYPGTVVSAAAAVPTIAPPGLLVSNENGNTLSMDPCFTKDEFSLHSVSLQYPTPLGYERITTFDSSGNVEEVCRPRRRLIRNQNAYGMQGMGSSATLKVSSSENKKVLLPYSSATLSRLSVPRYSIPSGDPPPYPDTINQISTIRGPPQRIDSGLIHATLRRDRRESTLKVPQMVDAVRTLPTKSKMNGSLTLSYQPRIPSALYTCTQCSSNTSSTSVSVTGGGTNSSGIAGGTVIRQEFPTGKGSQHSTIIVHSKSASPLASQSSYNLLSPIDNSRDRTVYVNSAFTEDETLSQQCHLEKSVRHLTLGDINLTVKRPPPYQWDSPAAEQLWIPQDQNVLPVPPGPHKPPFILSQPHNLDINRLPFVLSTKPPTNPSSMTLPSHYQLSLSHFPTVVGHGGPQLQPLQSPGHPCPPNDMVGSSPFSQPDPTLVLPPGYTANLTNLGCCTLPPMYPGASSCNNLQLHPMSLHPWSTYNTCPPMPDHSSTLPSKTHQIMEKPVLSPPPPPPAPPPPPPPPPLPPPPPPVEHLNHQITSEAVAESGDSFQEQTSVNESPIPQGAERFSKKSRKRLDSRVEEANMSGVSEGKSKKDSRTLSDFNSLISSPRLGNREKKKPKGQKESLNKAKKLSRTSNEFQDSSESEPELFISGDELMNQSQSSKKGWKSKRNLRTAGELEEIKCRKANEREDRSLGSQGFVYVMANKQPLWNEATQVYQLDFGGRVTQESAKNFQIELDGRQVMQFGRIDGNAYILDFQYPFSAVQAFAVALANVTQRLK from the exons ATGTCCAGGGACTATGAAGAG TCTGGTCAGTCAGTAGGGATGTTGGCTGCAGTGGAACATGGTCCCGTCCTCTGCAGCGACTCCAACATCCTCTGCCTCTCGTGGAAAGGGAGGGTTCCCAAGAGCGAGAAGGAGAAGCCGGTGTGCAGGAGGCGCTACTATGAGGAGGGCTGGTTGGCCACCGGGAACGCCAGAGGTGTCGTGGGCGTGACGTTTACGTCCAGTCACTGCAGAAGAGACAGAAATACCCCACAAAGAATCAACTTTAATCTACGGGGTCATAACAGCGAG GTTGTTCTTGTTCGGTGGAATGAGCCGTTTCAGAAGCTTGCTACATGCGATATGGAGGGAGGGATATTTGTGTGGATCCAGTATGAAGGAAGGTGGTCTGTTGAGCTGGTCAATGATAGAGGTGCACAG GTTAGTGACTTCACCTGGTCACATGACGGCACGCAGGCGTTAATCGCCTACAGAGACGGTTTCGTCCTGGTGGGTTCAGTGAGTGGTCAGAGACACTGGTCATCTGAGATCAATTTGGAGAGCCAGATCACCTGTGGGATCTGGACACCAGATGACCAACAG GTGCTGTTTGGAACAGCAGACGGACAGGTGATAGTTATGGACTGCCACGGCCGCATGCTCGCCCATGTTCTCCTGCATGAGTCAGATGGTATAGTCGGGATGTCCTGGAACTGCCCGGACTTTCTGGTGGAGAACAGCACTGAGAGCGACACCGAATCGGATGATCCCATCCCAGCTCAAG TGCAAAATTTGAAACCAGTGCTCACGGTCAGCTTCATATCGGGAGACATCAGTTTGATGAACAACTTTGACGACCTTTCACCTAACATTATACGCTCAGGACTGAAAG atgtgGAGGTACAGTGGTGTTCTCAGGGAGATCTCCTGGCTGTGGCTGGGATGGAAAGACACGGCCTCCCTTCTGACTCAGCCTGCGCCTCCATCATGAGGAACGCTCTTGTCAAGTTTTACAACGTCCAAGGGGAACATATATACACATTGGAAACTCCGGCCCAA AGACCCATCACCACTATCTGCTGGGGTCACCGAGACTCGCGTCTGTTTCTGGCCTGCGGCCCGGCTCTGTATGTTGTACGTGTTGAGCATCGTGTGGCCAGTCTCCAGCTGCTCTGTCAGCAGGGCATTGCCAGCGCTCTTAAAGAAGAAAGAGATGTGGGGAAACTGAACATGCCCTCCCTTCTCTGTTCCTACGTGACCACTGCATTCATTCCAACACTCAAG CCGCCCATCCCTGATCCGAACAACATTCGAGATTTTGTGAGCTATCCCACAGCGGGAAACGAACGGCTGCACTGCACTATGAAGCGCTCGGAGGAGAATCCAGAGGCGGGAGGACCCTGCTACACACTCTACCTGGAACACCTGGGGGGCCTGGTGCCTATTCTCAAGGGCCGTCGCATCAGCAAACTACGGCCAGAGTTTGTCATTATGGATCCGAAAATGGATAGTAAAGCAG ATGAGGTTTGCGTTAATGGGATGATCTCCTATATGACAGACAGCTGTAACTGTTCAGACTCCAGTGATATTGAGTTAAGTGACGAGTGGGTTGGGCGAAAGTCGCCAAAGCTTTCCAGAGGAAACAGGTCTCCTAAGCTTCCTAGGTACTCTAAACATATAAG AATTAGTATGGAATCGAGAAAGTCTCCCAAACTTGCTCAAACATCTCAAGAAATGTCTAGGTCTCCTAGGTTACCAAAGAAGGCCCCAGTACGGTCTCCGAGTCTTACCCGACGAGAATTTCCAGTTGATGGCTTTAGTGAG CATAATTACTTGGCCCAGGTCACCTCTAACATTTGGGGAACAAAGTTTAAGATAGTTGGTCTTGCCACCTTTTTGCCAGCTAACTTGGGCGCAG ttatttataaaactaGTTTGCTGCACCTGCAACCTCGACAGATGACAATCTATTTGCCTGAGGTACGTAAAATATCATTGGACTTCATGAGTCTCCCGGTATTCAATCCCAATGTGTTCAGTGAGGATGAAGATGATTTGCCGG TGATGGGACCCTCTGGAGAGTCAGCCGACAATCCTCCATGCACGGTCAATATTCCCATTGCCCCAATCCACAGCCCTGCTCAAGCCATGTCACCTACACAGAGTATAGGCCTTGTCCAGTCTCTGCTAGCCAATCAGAACATTCAGCTTGATGTACTCACCAATCCCACGGCGACTGCAACTGCAGCAGCTGCAGCCGCGACGGCGGCAGCTGCTAGTGCATCAGTCTCTGAGCATAGTCAGGACTCTGCCACAGCACAGTACTCGGTACCAACAAGATACTCGAACCCTGGACAGGTGATATTCAGTGGACAGGAATTGAATAACATCCTGAGTGGAACTCTTCCTCCACCTCCACGTCATCTGCCGCAACAATCTCACCAACAGCGGCAAGATCATCAACAATCGAAGCATCAACAACAACTGCAACCACAGCAACATCATCTGAAATTGCAACATCAATCACAGCAGCAGCTGCATCAACAATCACTGCAGCAGCAACATCAGCAGCAACTGCAGACGCAGCAACATCAGCAGCAACTGCAAACGCAGCAACATCAGCAGCAACTGCAAACGCAGCAACATCAGCAGCAACTGCAAACGCAACAACATCAGCAGCAACTGCAAACGCAAACGCAGCAACATCAACAGTCGCTGCAGCAGCAACATCAACAGCAACATCAACAGCAACATCAGCAGCAACATCAGCAGCAACTGCAAACACATCAACAGTCGCTGCAGCAACAACACCTGCAACATCAGCAGCAACTGCAATCCCAGCAACAATCGCTGCAGCAGCAACACGTGCAACATCAGCAACAACTGCAAACACAGCAACATCAACAATCGCTGCAGCAGCAACTGCAAACACAGCAACATCAACAATCGCTGCAGCAGCAACACCTGCAACATCAACATCAATTGCAAACCCAACAACTGCAACAGCAGCATCACCAACTTCAGCAGCAAGTGCAGCAAGTGCAGCAGCATCAGCAACAAATTCATCAACAACAATTCCAACAGCAGCAGCATCAGCTACAGCTTCAGCACGAGCAAATGcaacagcagcaacaacaaatgcaacaacagcagcagcagattCGACAGCAAATCCAGGAGATGAGGCAGCAGCAGCAACAGCTTCAGCAGCAGCATCAACAAATACAGATGCAACACCAACAGATGCAACAACAGCATCAGCAAATGCAACAGCAACTCAAAATGCAGATGTCCCTACAGCCTCCTCCTTCAGGTTATGCGACTTTATCCCTGCATCAGTTACAGCTAATGCCTCAAATTACGCATCCAGACCACCCACCAAACAGAGGAGAACAAGTCCTCACCCTAAAAGTTCCCTCAAGACCACAGTCATTTATTGAAATAGACACTCTTGAGGTTCAGATGCGCAAGATAAACCCTCCACCACCCTATCCAGGCACGGTGGTATCTGCTGCCGCAGCCGTCCCCACTATTGCCCCTCCAGGTCTTCTTGTTAGCAATGAAAATGGCAATACACTGTCAATGGATCCGTGTTTCACTAAAGACGAGTTCTCTCTTCACTCAGTTAGCCTCCAATATCCAACTCCACTGGGCTATGAAAGGATCACAACTTTTGACAGCAGTGGAAATGTTGAAGAGGTGTGTCGCCCAAGGAGACGTTTGATACGGAACCAGAATGCCTACGGGATGCAAGGAATGGGCAGTTCCGCTACCTTAAAAGTGAGTTCATCTGAGAACAAGAAGGTCCTGTTGCCATATAGCTCTGCAACCCTTAGTCGCCTCTCAGTGCCTAGATATTCTATACCGAGCGGAGACCCACCGCCATATCCCGACACGATCAACCAGATCAGTACAATCAGAGGTCCCCCCCAGAGGATTGACAGTGGTCTGATTCATGCCACTTTGCGTCGGGATCGTAGAGAATCCACCTTGAAAGTTCCTCAAATGGTGGATGCGGTGAGGACACTGCCCACAAAATCCAAAATGAATGGTTCCCTCACACTCTCCTATCAGCCTAGGATACCCTCGGCTTTGTATACGTGCACTCAGTGTAGTAGTAATACCAGCAGCACTAGCGTTAGTGTCACTGGTGGAGGCACCAACAGCAGTGGAATTGCTGGAGGAACTGTGATCCGGCAAGAGTTTCCAACTGGCAAAGGGTCTCAACACAGCACTATAATCGTCCACTCCAAAAGTGCATCGCCATTAGCCTCCCAGTCCTCATATAACCTCCTGAGTCCTATCGACAACAGTAGAGACAGAACTGTATACGTGAACTCTGCCTTTACAGAAGATGAGACGCTGAGTCAACAGTGCCATCTTGAAAAATCTGTGCGCCATTTAACACTTGGGGATATCAACTTGACGGTCAAACGGCCTCCACCATACCAATGGGACTCTCCCGCAGCAGAACAACTGTGGATACCACAAGACCAAAATGTATTGCCTGTACCACCAGGACCTCATAAGCCACCTTTTATACTTAGCCAACCGCATAACTTGGACATAAATCGTCTACCTTTTGTCCTTTCAACGAAGCCTCCCACAAATCCAAGTTCGATGACTCTCCCTTCGCACTATCAATTATCTCTTTCACACTTTCCAACAGTGGTAGGGCATGGTGGACCTCAACTGCAGCCTTTGCAGAGTCCTGGACACCCATGTCCCCCCAATGACATGGTTGGATCTAGCCCTTTCAGCCAACCAGACCCAACTTTAGTCCTTCCTCCAGGTTATACAGCGAATCTGACAAATCTAGGTTGTTGTACCCTTCCACCCATGTATCCAGGAGCCAGCTCCTGCAACAACTTACAGCTGCATCCAATGAGCTTACATCCCTGGAGCACATACAACACTTGTCCTCCCATGCCGGACCATTCCTCAACACTTCCCAGTAAAACCCACCAGATCATGGAAAAGCCAGTACTCTCTCCCCCACCGCCTCCTCCAGCTCCTCCACCACcccctcctccacctcctctgccccctcctcctccacctGTTGAGCATTTGAACCATCAAATCACCTCAGAGGCCGTTGCTGAATCTGGGGACAGCTTTCAGGAGCAGACCTCTGTAAATGAGAGTCCGATTCCACAAGGTGCAGAGAGGTTCAGCAAAAAGAGTCGTAAACGTCTCGACAGTAGGGTGGAGGAGGCAAACATGTCCGGTGTCTCTGAAGGGAAATCCAAGAAGGATAGTCGCACACTCTCTGATTTTAATTCCCTGATCTCCAGCCCAAGGCTTGGCAATAGGGAGAAGAAGAAACCTAAAGGGCAGAAGGAGTCACTGAACAAGGCAAAGAAACTGAGCCGGACGTCCAATGAATTCCAGGACAGCTCAGAGAGCGAGCCAGAACTCTTCATCAGCGGGGATGAGCTGATGAACCAAAGCCAAAGCAGCAAGAAAGGATGGAAGAGCAAACGTAATCTGAGGACAGCAGGCGAACTTGAGGAAATAAAGTGCCGTAAGGCCAATGAGAGAGAGGACCGTAGTCTTGGCAGTCAGGGTTTTGTCTATGTCATGGCCAACAAGCAGCCGTTGTGGAACGAAGCCACCCAGGTATACCAGCTTGACTTCGGAGGACGGGTGACACAGGAGTCGGCCAAAAACTTTCAGATTGAGCTTGATGGACGCCAG GTAATGCAGTTTGGCAGAATCGATGGCAATGCATACATCCTGGATTTTCAGTATCCATTCTCAGCGGTACAGGCGTTCGCTGTGGCTCTGGCTAATGTTACTCAGAGACTTAAATAG